Proteins encoded by one window of Candidatus Nezhaarchaeota archaeon:
- a CDS encoding alanine--glyoxylate aminotransferase family protein, which translates to MMSKLLMIPGPTNVPPRVLEAMNRPIVDHRGPEFEALYTELLENLKYYFQTSWDVIPFTASGTGAIESVISNTIVPGDKVLVPLYGNFTNRIKDVVEVYGGKTVTIKVPEREAVTAEQIEEALAREKVKLVFVVFNETSTGVVVRDLEKISEIVHEHGALIAVDAISGLGGDELPVGKWQIDFCISASQKCLAAPPGVSMVSVSDRAWEVIKSMRPRSHYFDLMYHKKFFLERRQTPFTPAVQIFAAVNEALKLLKEEGLENRIKRHKVCAEAFYKAIESMNLACYAKPEFRSRTVIAFEVPKGLREEDIRRIMREKYNIYIAGGMADLRGKIIRIGSMGIVDQSIVMTTISALECTLKELGHNLEVGAGIEAALKVFSSS; encoded by the coding sequence ATGATGAGCAAGCTATTAATGATACCTGGTCCTACGAATGTTCCCCCAAGGGTCCTTGAGGCCATGAACAGACCTATAGTAGATCATAGAGGTCCAGAATTTGAAGCTCTCTATACTGAGCTTCTTGAGAACTTAAAGTACTATTTTCAAACAAGCTGGGATGTAATACCCTTCACCGCATCTGGTACAGGTGCTATAGAGAGTGTTATTAGCAATACGATAGTACCAGGAGATAAGGTCTTGGTCCCGCTCTATGGTAACTTCACTAACAGGATAAAGGATGTAGTAGAGGTCTATGGGGGGAAGACCGTTACGATAAAGGTACCTGAGAGAGAAGCTGTTACAGCTGAGCAGATTGAGGAGGCCTTAGCTCGGGAGAAGGTGAAGCTGGTCTTCGTAGTGTTCAATGAGACATCAACTGGGGTTGTTGTAAGGGACTTAGAGAAAATCTCTGAGATAGTTCATGAGCATGGAGCGCTGATAGCAGTTGATGCGATATCGGGATTAGGTGGTGATGAACTTCCAGTAGGGAAGTGGCAGATAGACTTCTGCATCTCCGCAAGTCAAAAGTGTTTAGCTGCACCTCCAGGTGTGAGCATGGTTTCAGTAAGCGATCGTGCATGGGAGGTTATAAAGTCGATGAGGCCACGAAGCCATTACTTCGACCTCATGTACCACAAAAAGTTCTTCCTTGAAAGGAGGCAGACACCATTCACACCAGCAGTACAAATATTTGCTGCAGTTAATGAAGCTCTTAAACTCCTTAAAGAAGAGGGCTTGGAGAATAGGATTAAGAGACATAAGGTATGTGCTGAGGCTTTCTACAAGGCAATTGAGAGCATGAACTTAGCTTGCTACGCGAAGCCAGAGTTTAGGTCTAGGACTGTAATAGCATTTGAAGTACCCAAGGGGTTAAGAGAGGAGGACATCAGAAGGATCATGAGGGAGAAGTACAACATATATATAGCTGGTGGCATGGCTGATCTGAGAGGCAAGATAATCAGGATAGGATCAATGGGGATTGTAGATCAATCTATCGTTATGACGACCATAAGTGCGCTTGAATGTACACTTAAGGAGCTTGGACATAACCTTGAAGTAGGGGCCGGAATTGAGGCTGCCCTAAAGGTGTTCTCTTCATCTTAA
- a CDS encoding methylated-DNA--[protein]-cysteine S-methyltransferase yields MARVVRGFIYVGRVAEKWIATVIDENEMVLSLSFPRDSEREAVREAKDFVLAKVSYGFRSEMTPFIRRVGRELIEFISLYLKGESPKSEFSLNAEGLTEFMRKVLSVVSVIPRGLVTCYGSIAEVISNPKAYRAVGNAVARNPWPILVPCHRVIRSDLSLGGYRVGIEFKKRLLKVEGVAITLTGRVLPSHFLGVDKLRELTKKAAEGIFGGKRKA; encoded by the coding sequence GTGGCAAGAGTGGTGAGGGGGTTCATATACGTTGGTAGAGTTGCTGAAAAGTGGATTGCCACTGTTATTGACGAGAATGAAATGGTACTATCCCTCAGCTTCCCCAGAGATAGTGAAAGAGAGGCCGTTAGAGAAGCTAAGGACTTCGTTTTAGCTAAGGTAAGCTACGGATTTAGATCTGAGATGACTCCGTTCATTAGGAGGGTTGGTAGAGAATTAATCGAGTTTATCAGCCTATACCTTAAAGGTGAAAGTCCGAAATCCGAGTTTAGCTTGAACGCTGAAGGTCTTACTGAGTTCATGAGGAAGGTCCTGTCCGTGGTCAGTGTAATACCGAGAGGCCTGGTCACGTGTTATGGGAGCATAGCTGAGGTTATCAGTAATCCGAAAGCTTATAGGGCTGTCGGTAATGCTGTAGCCAGAAATCCGTGGCCAATCCTAGTACCATGCCACAGAGTTATTAGAAGTGACTTAAGTCTTGGCGGTTATAGAGTGGGGATTGAGTTTAAGAAGAGGCTACTTAAGGTGGAGGGTGTAGCTATAACCCTGACAGGTAGGGTGTTGCCATCCCACTTCTTGGGGGTTGATAAGCTAAGAGAGCTGACTAAGAAAGCTGCAGAGGGAATTTTTGGTGGAAAGAGAAAAGCATAA
- the purS gene encoding phosphoribosylformylglycinamidine synthase subunit PurS, whose translation MKFKVHVEVKLKPGFFDPEGEATKEALNDLGYEVYDVRVSKVYTIELKASSIEEAKRLTDEMCRRLLANPTKDTYQVEVNPI comes from the coding sequence ATGAAGTTTAAGGTTCACGTAGAGGTTAAGCTAAAACCTGGCTTCTTCGACCCTGAAGGTGAAGCAACCAAGGAGGCTCTTAACGACCTAGGATATGAAGTATATGATGTAAGGGTGAGCAAGGTGTACACAATTGAGCTTAAAGCCTCCTCAATAGAAGAGGCAAAGCGTTTAACTGATGAAATGTGTAGAAGGTTGCTTGCTAATCCGACAAAGGACACGTACCAAGTTGAGGTGAACCCTATCTGA
- the purL gene encoding phosphoribosylformylglycinamidine synthase subunit PurL has translation MELPFEVYEANVLEADDNTLLKISLDLGIGLNIDEMKAVKAYFKSEGRNPTDVELQTIGQTWSEHCYHKTFKGIIKTIDGRTVDNMFKTYIASVVKELNPDWCLSVFEDNAGIVDFADGYAIAVKVETHNHPSAIEPFGGAATGIGGVIRDILGVWADPIANIDVLCFGPLDYEYSKLPPGIKHPKYLFKGVVAGIGHYGNNMGIPTVAGAICFDEGYVGNVVVYCGCIGILPKDKYIKRIRPGHSIIIAGGKTGRDGIHGVTFASAELTEESEETSRSAVQIPNPIEEEKLRRAIIKIRDEGLGSGITDLGGGGLSSATGEMANKYGCGAIVELSKVKLKDKDMKPWEIWVSESQERMFIACPPENVDKVLEIFEEEDVEAVEIGRFTNDRRLKVLYKGYVVADLSLSFLFNPPRAVRIAEVKEDLEVEVDFEMPRDLNEILLQLLKSPNIASKEAIIRTYDHEVKGMTSIKPLQGWRAGPNDAVVMKPLPSSWAGIVVSCGIKPSYGKISPYWMAASSIDEAVRNNVCVGGRRWSLLDNFTWGNPEKPDRMGSLLKAVEACYHTAKMLRAPFISGKDSLYNESPLGPVTPTLLITAIGIIPDIRKAITVDLKDPGNPIYIVGLTGRELGGSEYYKLLKIKGGIVPRVHGRAKEIFDKVIEAIDMGMIRACHDPSEGGIAVSIAEMCLASGYGAEVYISKVPLSETMRSDLVLFSESNSRFIVEVNANRESEFLELMKGVPHARIGRVIKEPSLVLRSPSGEALIDIDVNVLWKAWREALPLR, from the coding sequence TTGGAGCTGCCATTCGAAGTCTATGAGGCAAACGTCCTTGAAGCTGACGATAATACACTATTAAAAATAAGCCTTGACTTAGGAATAGGTCTAAACATAGATGAGATGAAAGCTGTTAAAGCATACTTTAAGAGTGAGGGAAGAAACCCAACGGACGTTGAGCTCCAAACAATAGGTCAAACATGGTCAGAGCACTGCTACCATAAGACTTTCAAGGGCATCATAAAGACGATCGACGGAAGGACGGTAGACAACATGTTCAAGACCTACATAGCCTCAGTGGTCAAGGAGCTAAACCCAGACTGGTGCCTCTCTGTCTTTGAAGATAATGCTGGCATAGTCGATTTCGCTGATGGGTACGCAATAGCTGTTAAGGTCGAGACCCACAACCATCCATCAGCGATAGAACCTTTTGGAGGAGCAGCAACGGGCATAGGAGGAGTTATAAGGGATATACTTGGAGTCTGGGCAGATCCCATAGCGAACATAGATGTTTTGTGCTTCGGTCCATTAGACTACGAGTACTCGAAGCTCCCGCCAGGCATAAAACACCCCAAGTACCTATTCAAGGGCGTTGTTGCTGGGATAGGACACTATGGAAACAACATGGGGATACCGACCGTCGCTGGAGCAATATGTTTTGATGAGGGCTATGTAGGTAATGTGGTTGTCTATTGTGGTTGTATTGGAATACTACCCAAGGACAAGTACATAAAAAGAATTAGGCCAGGTCACTCCATAATCATAGCTGGAGGTAAGACGGGTCGAGATGGAATTCATGGCGTGACGTTTGCTTCAGCAGAGTTAACTGAAGAATCAGAGGAGACATCGAGGTCTGCCGTTCAAATACCAAATCCAATCGAAGAGGAGAAGTTAAGAAGGGCTATAATCAAGATAAGGGACGAAGGTTTAGGTTCCGGCATAACAGACCTTGGTGGTGGAGGATTATCCAGCGCGACGGGAGAGATGGCCAACAAGTATGGTTGTGGAGCAATAGTTGAGCTTTCAAAGGTCAAGCTCAAGGACAAAGACATGAAGCCTTGGGAGATATGGGTCTCAGAGTCCCAAGAAAGGATGTTCATAGCTTGCCCTCCCGAAAACGTCGACAAAGTACTTGAGATATTTGAAGAAGAGGATGTAGAGGCGGTTGAGATCGGTAGATTTACTAATGATCGTAGACTCAAGGTACTCTACAAAGGCTACGTTGTGGCTGACCTATCATTAAGCTTCCTCTTCAACCCACCAAGAGCCGTTAGGATAGCTGAGGTCAAGGAAGACTTAGAAGTGGAAGTTGACTTCGAAATGCCCAGAGACCTCAATGAGATATTGCTACAACTTTTAAAGTCGCCAAACATAGCAAGCAAGGAAGCCATCATTAGGACATATGACCATGAAGTCAAGGGGATGACATCCATAAAGCCCCTTCAAGGTTGGAGAGCAGGTCCAAATGACGCAGTAGTAATGAAGCCCTTGCCATCGTCATGGGCCGGCATAGTAGTATCATGCGGTATAAAGCCAAGCTATGGGAAGATAAGCCCTTACTGGATGGCTGCTTCAAGCATTGATGAAGCCGTAAGAAACAATGTATGCGTGGGCGGTAGGAGATGGTCACTACTCGATAACTTCACGTGGGGCAACCCCGAAAAACCGGATAGAATGGGCTCCTTACTTAAAGCTGTTGAAGCGTGTTATCATACAGCTAAAATGCTTAGAGCTCCATTCATATCAGGTAAGGATAGCCTCTATAATGAATCTCCATTAGGCCCTGTCACTCCAACACTTCTAATAACAGCCATAGGCATAATACCGGATATTAGGAAGGCCATCACTGTTGACCTTAAGGACCCAGGCAACCCAATATACATAGTCGGCTTAACAGGAAGAGAACTGGGCGGCTCTGAATACTATAAACTATTAAAAATAAAGGGGGGTATTGTGCCAAGGGTCCATGGTCGAGCTAAGGAAATCTTCGATAAGGTAATAGAAGCAATAGATATGGGCATGATAAGGGCTTGCCACGACCCATCAGAAGGCGGAATAGCTGTGTCCATAGCTGAGATGTGCCTAGCTTCAGGTTATGGGGCTGAAGTATATATATCCAAAGTACCGTTGAGTGAAACCATGAGGAGCGATCTAGTGCTTTTCTCAGAGTCCAATAGCAGGTTCATCGTTGAAGTGAATGCTAATAGAGAAAGTGAATTTCTAGAGTTAATGAAAGGTGTTCCTCACGCAAGAATAGGTAGGGTCATCAAAGAACCAAGTTTAGTGCTACGTAGTCCTAGCGGTGAAGCTCTAATAGATATTGATGTTAATGTGCTTTGGAAAGCGTGGAGAGAAGCCTTGCCGCTAAGGTGA
- the purQ gene encoding phosphoribosylformylglycinamidine synthase subunit PurQ, with the protein MTSVKACVLRVGGTNCDMETKIALEDLGLSTDIIHMNQLLKGRKRLEDYHLLVIPGGFSYGDYVRAGAIWGKKLASKLRKDLEVFIEEDKAVVGICNGFQVLVESGILPNSNGLSDYPKITLTTNVSARYECRWTYIKYHSSCKLLSKLKDGTVLRIPVGHAEGRFMAPKEVVDYLVKSNLITFTYCKPDGSPANGEYPYNPNGSILDIAGICNLRGNVMGMMPHPERAYFGWQMLDWTRNSEPPQYGDGRLILESIVEYVKKL; encoded by the coding sequence ATGACTAGTGTAAAGGCCTGCGTATTAAGGGTTGGTGGCACCAATTGCGACATGGAAACAAAAATAGCTCTTGAAGACCTAGGCTTAAGCACAGACATTATCCACATGAACCAGTTACTTAAGGGGCGCAAGAGACTTGAAGACTATCACCTCCTAGTGATTCCAGGGGGATTTTCCTATGGAGACTATGTTAGGGCTGGAGCAATATGGGGGAAGAAGCTAGCATCAAAGCTTAGGAAGGATCTTGAAGTCTTCATAGAGGAGGACAAGGCAGTTGTGGGTATATGTAATGGCTTCCAAGTACTGGTCGAGTCAGGAATATTACCTAACTCTAATGGTTTAAGTGATTACCCTAAAATTACACTCACGACAAACGTTTCCGCTAGATATGAGTGTAGGTGGACGTACATCAAGTATCACTCCTCCTGCAAGCTCCTTTCAAAATTAAAGGACGGGACGGTACTGCGAATACCCGTAGGTCATGCTGAGGGTAGGTTCATGGCTCCAAAAGAGGTCGTAGACTATCTTGTGAAGAGTAACCTCATAACGTTCACATATTGTAAACCGGATGGCTCACCAGCAAATGGTGAATACCCGTATAACCCTAATGGCTCAATACTTGACATAGCCGGGATCTGCAATTTAAGGGGGAACGTAATGGGAATGATGCCTCATCCTGAAAGAGCCTATTTCGGATGGCAGATGCTAGACTGGACTCGTAATAGTGAACCACCACAATATGGTGACGGTAGGCTGATACTTGAATCGATAGTCGAATACGTCAAGAAACTTTAG
- a CDS encoding cysteine desulfurase produces MVGYDVNEVRKDFPLLAKNIIYFDNAATSLTPRQVVEAMNLYLLECRANVGRATYPIAQQATSMYEEVRKKVARFIGAKDDEVAFVKNTTEAINIVSMGINWRKGDNIVITALEHHSNMLPWIKVSRIHNLEVRVVKPNSDGSLSLEEFERLIDDNTRVVSIAHISNVLGTIAPIDGVAKIAKEHGALLLVDAAQSAPHMPIDVKKLGCDFLAFSAHKMCGPPGVGVLYVKDDVELDALEVGGGIVVDVSINDYKLVKKPHVFEAGTPPISDVIGLGAAIEYLSKLGLENIMRHEITLARRLKSLLSGVPHVRVLGPKELQSGIVSFVVDGVKAEDVALALGNLNVCVRAGFHCAIPLIRDVLGEKLGVVRASLYLYNTMDEVVRFVSILEEVIKLIKG; encoded by the coding sequence ATGGTGGGCTACGACGTTAATGAGGTTAGGAAGGACTTTCCACTGCTTGCTAAGAACATAATATACTTCGATAATGCTGCGACATCGTTAACCCCAAGACAGGTTGTTGAGGCCATGAACCTATACCTTCTAGAGTGTAGAGCTAATGTTGGGAGAGCGACATACCCTATTGCTCAGCAGGCAACAAGCATGTATGAAGAAGTTAGAAAAAAGGTTGCTAGGTTTATAGGCGCGAAGGATGATGAGGTTGCCTTCGTCAAAAATACTACAGAGGCCATAAACATAGTATCCATGGGGATTAATTGGCGTAAAGGTGATAACATTGTCATAACAGCTCTAGAGCACCACTCAAACATGCTACCTTGGATTAAGGTCAGCAGGATCCATAACCTCGAAGTTAGGGTTGTTAAGCCTAATAGCGATGGCTCACTATCACTTGAAGAATTTGAGCGATTAATTGATGATAACACTAGGGTTGTCTCTATTGCACACATATCTAACGTTCTTGGAACCATCGCCCCAATTGATGGGGTAGCTAAGATAGCTAAGGAGCATGGAGCATTGTTGCTGGTCGATGCTGCTCAATCAGCCCCCCACATGCCTATAGACGTTAAGAAGTTAGGATGTGACTTTCTAGCCTTCTCAGCACATAAGATGTGCGGTCCACCAGGTGTTGGCGTTCTCTACGTCAAGGACGACGTTGAGCTTGATGCCCTCGAAGTTGGTGGTGGAATAGTGGTGGATGTCTCAATAAATGATTACAAGCTTGTCAAAAAGCCTCACGTCTTTGAGGCTGGAACCCCTCCCATAAGTGATGTCATAGGGCTAGGGGCTGCCATAGAGTATCTATCCAAACTAGGCCTTGAGAATATAATGAGGCATGAGATTACGTTGGCTCGAAGGTTAAAGAGTCTCTTGTCCGGTGTACCCCACGTCAGGGTTTTGGGACCAAAGGAGCTTCAATCAGGCATAGTATCTTTTGTCGTTGATGGTGTTAAAGCGGAGGACGTAGCACTAGCGTTAGGTAACTTAAACGTATGTGTTAGAGCTGGTTTCCATTGTGCTATTCCCTTGATTCGAGACGTGCTTGGCGAAAAGCTTGGTGTTGTGCGAGCATCTCTCTATCTTTACAACACTATGGATGAGGTTGTGAGGTTTGTGAGCATCCTAGAAGAGGTTATTAAGCTTATCAAGGGCTAA
- a CDS encoding CBS domain-containing protein, translating into MPSQKEISLTQLLLFTLEALSARSQDMSLPTPEELRRLRLMAGLTQKELAERARVSQSLIARIESGTVDPRLSTLRKIMQALIPSIGGLRAEQVMHSPVIWVEADEPVKNAVELMEKYGISQIPVLKGGNVVGTVHESTLLRHFLKTKNPVSIFTKPVHEIMDEALPIISSSTSISDVIALLTGDKPAVLVMEGGKLLGIITKIDIISAIKPKSRGTHEA; encoded by the coding sequence ATGCCCTCTCAAAAGGAAATTTCATTAACACAGCTACTATTATTTACGCTAGAAGCCCTCTCAGCTAGGTCGCAGGACATGAGCCTCCCGACACCTGAAGAGCTTAGAAGATTAAGGCTCATGGCTGGCTTGACGCAGAAGGAGCTAGCTGAAAGAGCTCGTGTAAGCCAGTCACTCATAGCTAGAATCGAATCCGGGACTGTTGATCCTAGACTCTCAACACTGAGGAAGATAATGCAGGCCTTAATACCCTCGATTGGAGGGCTAAGAGCGGAGCAAGTAATGCACAGCCCCGTGATATGGGTTGAAGCCGATGAACCAGTTAAGAATGCCGTTGAGCTTATGGAGAAGTACGGTATATCACAAATACCAGTCTTGAAGGGTGGGAATGTTGTGGGAACAGTTCACGAGTCTACACTGTTAAGACACTTCTTAAAGACAAAGAACCCTGTCTCAATTTTTACTAAGCCTGTCCATGAGATCATGGACGAAGCTCTACCAATAATCTCATCTTCAACGTCAATAAGTGATGTAATTGCATTACTTACTGGAGATAAACCAGCAGTACTAGTCATGGAGGGAGGTAAGCTTTTAGGGATCATAACGAAGATAGACATAATATCTGCTATTAAGCCAAAGAGTAGGGGTACTCATGAGGCTTAG
- the pscS gene encoding O-phospho-L-seryl-tRNA:Cys-tRNA synthase, translating into MRLSKDKLRKYLNIRREFSESNYININPIQRGGVLSKEARLALLEWGDGYSVCDFCPPKMARLDKITNPPISDFYQDLATFIGMDEARVVTRCREAKLITFMMLREPGGYVILDSLAHYSSYLAAEFAGLRVKEVPNSGYPEFKVNVDAYLSKIEEVIKETGKPPSLALVTHVDHQYGNLVDVTKVAKICHEYGVPVVLNAAYTAGVSPVNGKELGVDVIVSSGHKSWAACAPTGILAMTSEMAKKILRPSSIEGDVTKKRFVVKELALLGCTVMGAPLMTLMASFPYVVERVERWSEEVEKARYVVRELERIDGFRQLGEKPKMHTLIHMESTSFHKVSLKHKRRGFFLHDELKTRGIVGIQPGLTKHFKFNVYGLSWSQIEYLVRSFHEIARKYEVEIK; encoded by the coding sequence ATGAGGCTTAGCAAGGATAAGTTGAGGAAGTACCTGAACATTAGGAGGGAGTTCTCTGAATCTAACTATATAAACATTAACCCCATACAACGCGGAGGTGTACTAAGTAAGGAAGCTAGATTGGCACTGCTTGAGTGGGGTGATGGCTACTCAGTATGTGACTTCTGTCCCCCAAAGATGGCTAGGCTCGATAAGATTACGAATCCACCCATAAGTGACTTTTACCAAGACCTCGCCACCTTTATAGGCATGGATGAAGCACGGGTTGTAACTAGGTGCAGAGAAGCTAAGCTAATAACATTCATGATGCTTAGAGAACCAGGAGGCTACGTAATTCTAGACAGCTTAGCACATTACAGCAGCTATCTGGCAGCTGAGTTTGCAGGTCTACGAGTAAAGGAGGTTCCAAACTCTGGTTATCCAGAGTTTAAAGTCAATGTTGACGCATACCTCTCGAAGATAGAGGAGGTGATTAAAGAGACAGGTAAACCGCCATCGCTGGCTCTCGTGACTCATGTTGACCATCAATATGGAAATTTAGTTGATGTCACCAAGGTTGCTAAGATATGCCATGAGTACGGTGTGCCAGTTGTACTTAATGCAGCATACACAGCTGGTGTAAGTCCAGTTAACGGTAAAGAGCTCGGAGTTGATGTGATAGTAAGTAGTGGTCATAAGAGTTGGGCTGCATGTGCTCCCACAGGTATCTTGGCTATGACGAGCGAGATGGCCAAGAAGATACTAAGGCCATCAAGTATTGAGGGGGACGTAACGAAGAAGAGGTTCGTGGTGAAAGAGCTAGCTTTACTAGGCTGCACCGTGATGGGTGCACCACTAATGACCCTCATGGCCTCCTTCCCATACGTTGTTGAAAGGGTTGAGAGGTGGAGTGAGGAGGTGGAGAAGGCTCGCTACGTTGTCAGAGAGCTTGAGAGGATAGATGGATTCAGACAGCTTGGCGAGAAACCAAAGATGCATACATTGATCCACATGGAGTCCACTAGCTTCCATAAAGTCTCACTGAAGCATAAGCGTAGAGGCTTCTTCCTGCATGATGAATTGAAAACTAGAGGAATAGTGGGGATTCAACCAGGCTTAACAAAACACTTTAAATTCAACGTCTACGGCTTATCTTGGAGCCAGATCGAGTACCTTGTCAGGAGCTTCCATGAGATAGCTAGAAAGTACGAGGTCGAAATTAAGTAA
- the thiI gene encoding tRNA 4-thiouridine(8) synthase ThiI, whose amino-acid sequence MNLRFDTVIVRHGAEIGVKSSITRLRYYKLLMKSIVAKIKTEGLSIDGIDRRSGRIYIKTIMPERVAEALSKVFGISSTSPATSCKADLDSIADVAVKLAEMRGEKGVKFAVQCRRVGQHPFTSIDVCKYVGAKVLEARRSDGWRVDLKKPDYKIYVEIRDQDAFLYTDIVRGVGGLPQGSQKGLLCLLSSGIDSPVASWLVMKRGCTVTLIHFNLQPFSGEETLKKVVDLAKCLASWSPAYKVKLLMVPFGKILEEIVEKHPRKLTCILCKRMMLRISERIALKRGLMGIVTGDSIGEQASQTLENMAVISEAVKRLPIYRPLLGFDKPETEKIAREIGTYDISARPDEGCKASPPRPSISAKLDEVLEVERTLNVDELIEDAAHRVVELKV is encoded by the coding sequence ATGAACTTGAGGTTTGATACCGTAATAGTTAGACATGGAGCTGAGATTGGGGTCAAAAGCTCAATTACGAGATTAAGGTACTATAAGCTCCTTATGAAGAGTATAGTCGCCAAGATCAAAACCGAAGGCCTCAGTATTGATGGTATAGATAGGAGATCTGGAAGAATATACATTAAGACCATCATGCCAGAAAGAGTTGCTGAAGCTCTATCTAAGGTCTTCGGGATATCTTCCACTTCACCGGCCACCTCATGTAAGGCTGATTTAGATAGCATAGCTGATGTTGCGGTCAAATTAGCTGAAATGAGGGGGGAGAAGGGGGTGAAGTTTGCTGTTCAATGTAGGAGGGTCGGTCAACATCCATTCACTAGCATCGATGTGTGTAAATATGTGGGTGCTAAGGTGCTTGAAGCGAGGAGAAGTGATGGGTGGCGAGTCGACCTCAAGAAGCCTGATTACAAGATATACGTCGAAATAAGAGACCAAGATGCTTTCCTGTATACGGACATCGTAAGGGGTGTTGGAGGCCTCCCTCAAGGCTCTCAAAAAGGTTTACTATGCTTACTGAGTAGTGGCATCGATTCTCCAGTAGCTTCATGGCTAGTTATGAAGAGGGGGTGCACAGTTACACTAATACACTTCAACTTACAACCTTTTTCAGGCGAAGAGACGCTTAAGAAGGTTGTTGACTTGGCAAAGTGCTTGGCGAGCTGGTCACCAGCATACAAAGTTAAGCTCCTTATGGTCCCCTTCGGCAAAATACTGGAAGAGATTGTTGAGAAGCATCCTCGAAAGCTTACGTGCATCTTATGCAAGAGGATGATGTTAAGGATATCAGAGAGGATCGCTCTTAAAAGGGGACTAATGGGAATTGTAACGGGAGACTCCATTGGTGAGCAGGCCAGCCAAACGCTGGAGAACATGGCTGTAATAAGCGAGGCCGTCAAAAGACTGCCGATTTATAGACCACTACTAGGCTTCGATAAGCCTGAGACAGAGAAAATAGCTAGAGAGATAGGGACCTACGACATCTCAGCTAGACCTGACGAGGGGTGCAAGGCGTCTCCTCCAAGACCATCAATATCAGCTAAACTAGATGAGGTCCTTGAGGTTGAAAGGACTTTAAATGTTGATGAGCTGATTGAAGACGCTGCACATAGGGTCGTGGAACTAAAGGTTTAA
- the trxB gene encoding thioredoxin-disulfide reductase: MANRVLDVIIVGAGPAGLTAALYCARSGLSIYVIGKVIGGQAAESSLVENYPGFKHITGFELMSKLVEQVEALGVRILNDEVVSVEQHGDVFMVKTSWSGDFRCKALILAIGAEPSKMGIKGEEEFRGRGVSYCATCDGPLFKGKDVAVIGGGNSALDAALYLSSLTKTTYLIHRRGEFRAAKALVDKVNERSNIIKKLNKVPVEIGGRSSVEWIKIRDVTSGVEEQINVSAVFVEVGRRVNSNFLRGFVELDEQGQIIVDPLCRTSRRGVFAAGDATTIPYKQIVIAAGEGAKAALSAYEYLKALRS; this comes from the coding sequence TTGGCGAACCGTGTTCTTGATGTAATTATTGTTGGTGCTGGACCTGCCGGGTTAACTGCTGCTTTATATTGTGCTAGAAGTGGCTTGAGTATTTACGTTATAGGGAAGGTTATTGGTGGTCAAGCTGCTGAGAGTTCACTTGTTGAGAATTATCCCGGCTTCAAACACATTACGGGCTTTGAATTAATGAGTAAGCTTGTTGAGCAGGTTGAGGCTCTGGGCGTTAGGATATTAAACGACGAGGTTGTAAGTGTGGAGCAGCATGGAGATGTATTCATGGTAAAGACTTCTTGGAGTGGCGACTTCAGGTGTAAAGCTTTGATCTTGGCCATTGGTGCTGAGCCGAGCAAGATGGGCATTAAGGGTGAGGAAGAGTTTAGGGGGAGAGGAGTATCTTACTGTGCTACATGTGATGGCCCTCTATTTAAGGGTAAGGATGTAGCTGTGATAGGTGGTGGTAACTCCGCCCTCGATGCAGCCCTTTACTTAAGCTCCTTAACTAAGACCACATACCTTATACACAGAAGAGGTGAGTTTAGAGCTGCCAAGGCATTAGTTGATAAGGTTAATGAGAGAAGCAACATCATAAAGAAACTTAACAAGGTTCCAGTGGAGATTGGTGGAAGAAGCTCGGTTGAGTGGATTAAAATAAGGGACGTTACTAGCGGAGTGGAAGAGCAGATAAATGTTAGCGCGGTGTTCGTGGAGGTTGGAAGGAGAGTTAACAGCAACTTCCTCAGGGGGTTTGTGGAGCTTGACGAACAAGGACAGATAATCGTAGATCCTCTTTGCAGGACCTCCAGAAGAGGTGTTTTTGCTGCTGGTGATGCTACTACGATACCTTATAAGCAAATTGTGATAGCTGCGGGTGAGGGGGCTAAGGCTGCTCTGTCGGCTTACGAGTACCTTAAAGCTTTGAGATCTTAA